GCCAAGGGGACGTTCCAGTCGTGCTCGACCCCGCCGCCCTGCAGCGCCACGTCCTCATCGTCGGGGGAATCGGCAGCGGCAAGAGCTACACCCGGGGCGTGCTCGCGGAGGAGCTTCGCCGCCTCGGCGTGGCGCAGGTCAACATCGACGTGAACGGCGAATTGATCGACGCCGCCACCGAGCTCGGCGGCACGACGGTGCGCCCCGGCAACGGCTTCACCTTGCCGCTCAGCGCCCTCACGAGCGAAGACCTCATCGAAGCGATCGCCGGCGTCCAGCGGGGAACCAACATCGAGACCCTCATCGGGTACGCCTTCAACGTTCTCCAACGAGAGGTGCGCCAGAACCGCCGCGCCACTTTCGGGGTCGCGGATCTGGTCCAAGAGATCGCCGACCAGGCGCCGAACCTCAACATGGCCCAAGCGAACACCCTCCGGCCGGCCCAGCTGCGGACCCAGGCGCTCGACCGCCTTCCCTACATCGGGCCGCAGTTCGACTGGAGGACGACGCTCGTCAACGGTGCCTTCGTCAACATTGACTGCCGGACCCAGCTGCTGCCCGACCTCCGGGTCATCACGGCGGCGGTCGCCCGCGACATCCAGAACCTCGCTCGGCGACGGGAAATTCCCTTCACCGTCCTCTCGATCGACGAGTTCCACCTTGTCGCGCCCAACGACGACCGCAACGTGTCCACCCAGGTGCTGCGGGAGATCGCACGCATCGGCCGGCACTACCGGCTCGGGCTCATCCTCACCACCCAAAGCCCGGCCGACGTCGACCGGAGCATCCTCAAGCGGCTGTTGACCCGCTTCCTCCACGCCATCGAGCCCGACCAGCTCGACGCCCTCCGGGGCGTGTTCGCCGACGCCCCCCAGGAAATGGTCCGAAGCCTCCCTAAGCTCCCGCAAGGCACGTGCGTGCTCAGCGGGGTGGCCGAGACCGTCCGTCACGCGACCGTCGTCGACGTCCGCCGCCGGGTGACCAGCCACGGGGGAGCGACGCCCGACGTGTGGGCCGACATCCAGGCCGCCGGTTGGGGCCCCAAGCGGAATCTGGACGACCTCCGGTGAGCCCCGAGGCGCGGCGCTTCGACGTCGCCGAACGCGAACAGGCGATCTTCCGCTACCTGCGTGAGTATGTCGCCGACGTGGCGCTCGGCGCGACCGTGCCGCAGATCCACCGCCACATGTCAGAACACGGCGCCCGTCTGGCGGGCGCTGCCGACGCGGTCCGAGACTCGGTGACGCTGCCCGTCTACTACAAGCTCGCCCGACGACTCGTCGCCACCGGCCACCTCGTCGAACTCGAAGACGACTCGGAGGACGGGCAGCGCTACGCCCTCGCCCCCCACCTGCACGCCGACACCGCACTCACGCTCGACGACATCCGTGAGCTGGCGGACGACCCCCCTACCGAGGCGATCGCCAAGCTCGTCGACGCCCGCGAGTATGTCCGCTCCCGACGCGACACCGTGCTGCGGGAAGCCGCACGGGCGCTCCAGAAGATCGACCCGCGGGATCTCGTGGCCGAGATGATCGTCGCCAAGACCGTCGCCTACAACGCCGACGTGGACGCCTACCACGAGGCCGGCGCGGCCGACGAGGTCCACCGACGCCGCCTGCACGCAGCGCGTGCCGAGCTGGAGCAAATCTGCTACCGCTGGTTCGGGCTGTCCCACGAGTCGGTCGTCGTCCCCCCCGCCTCCGGCGGCGTCGGCCGCCCAGTCGTCCTCGACGAAGCGACGCTCGCGGAGCAGCTCCGCTTCCGCGTCTTCGGTGAGCGGGTCGTCCGCCGCGTCAGCCCGGAAAACGGATCGACGCCCCAGGACTGGTCGACCGTCGTCGTAGCCGGGAGCGACGGCAGCACGTACGCCAGCAACATGCAGGTCGACACCGCCAGCACCTTCGCGGACGCGGCCGGCAGCGAGGTGGTGACGTTCAACAACAGCGTCGTCTTCGTCCGGCTCGAAGGCGAACTCGCCCGGCGCCATTCTTCGCCGTGGTACAGCGTCCCGCTCAACCGCAGCGCCATCGACAGCCCGAAGAACACCGGCATGGTGATGGCGCCGTTCATGTACCGCAACGACGGCCTCAACGAGGCCGAGTACGAGCACATGGCCAAGTGCGCCACCGACGTCGTCCAGTGGCGCGCCGACGAGCAGGTCTTCCGAGGCCTCGCCCGCTCGCTGGGCGACGCCCAGCAACTCCCGGCCCCACGAGTCCACATTCGCGACGGCACCGTCACCCTCCAGGAGCGCGAGTCGCACCACTACCAGCGGACCGACCCCTACGGCGACATGGTTCGCGAAGGCGTCACTCTCTCCTACGAGATCCTGCGCCACATCCGAGATCGCCGGCAGCCCCCGCTGTTCGCCGGTGCAGTCAAGAGCAGCCAGCTGCACCTGTTCGCCACCGTCGTCAATTGGTTCATCGCGAAAGGACACCCCGGCGGCAGCGTCCCCCCGGTCGATCCCAACTGGGACATGGCCCGAGGCTCCATGCTGGCGGACAACGAGTCGATGAACCTGCTGCTCACCTCGCTTGACGGCGAGCGCGACGGCGACTACTTCGTCACCTTCGCCGCCGCCCGGCCCTTCCACGCCCTGACCGACATGTACCGCCACTACGAAGAGGAACGGGTCGACTTCTGGACCGACAACTTCATCGCACGGCGAGACAACCACCGGACCAACCAGATGCTCGACAGCTACTGGAAGACGCTCGACGCGATCGAGGACGACCCGTACGTCCGCATGATGGAGACCGCCGACTACGCGATGTTCTACGTCGGCCACTCGCGGGGCGACCCGCCACCGCTCGCCCCCCGGTACGAGTTCCTCGAGACGCTCCGGCTCCTCGGTCCCGAGCAGGCCAACGAGCGGGTGCTTCGCAACATCGAGCTGCTCGTCGCCACCTTGCACCGCACCGGCTTCTCGCTCGACCAGGAGCACAACTACATGTCCAATAAACGCCTGGTCAAGCACGTGCCCTTCGTCGTCTACGAAGCCCACGAGAAGTGCAAGGCGCTCGGCCGAATGCTGGAGAGCGAGCTCAAGTCCCTCGTGATCGCCAACCTGCGTCGCCTCCGCCTCGCTCGTTTCGGCGCCCACGACGAAGTCCGCTTCCGGCCTGTCGCGATCCGCGCGTACATCGAGAGGTACCGAGCCGCCGTTCAGGCCGATCGACGCGACGAGATCGAGGCGGGTGATGACGAAGCCCAACAATGACCGACTCCAAAAGCGCCGCCGCCGGCACGGACGCGGTCGTCACGTCGCGCCCGTCGGTCGGGGGGCGAGCCATGCTTGATCAGGACGTCGACGAGCGGGCGCTGGACTTCCGCTTCCGAGTCGGCACGAGCCTTCTCGCCGAGTTCGCCATGAGTCACAATCCGGCGGACGTGCTGCGAGAGTTGGTGCAAAACGAATACGACGCCGCCGGTACGGAACTCACGATCGAGTTCGGCGTCGAGGCGCTCGTGGTACGAGGCAACGGCGCGAACATCGACAACCGCGGCTGGAAGCGACTGGGCGTCATGCTCGGCACGGGCCACGTCGCCGGAGAGGCCGCACGAATCGAAGCCAAGACCAACGGCATCGGCTCGAAGAACTTCGGCCTCCGCTCGCTCTTCCTCTTCGGGGACCGCATCCACGTCGCGTCCGGCGGGCGCAGAACGATCCTCGACTGGAGCCAAGGGACCCTCGACAAGCCGCTGCCAGACCCCCAGTCGGCCGGATCGCCTGGCGTCATCATCACCGTCCCCTACCGCCGAGTCGCCGAAGCTCCGCTCCAGGCCTTCGACGAGGCTTATGAGCGCCAGGCCCTGAAAACGATCTCCGCCGAGCTCGCTCCCACCCTCGTCAAGCTGGCGCAACCTGGCGCGGGAAAGAACCTGAGGTCAGTGACGGTGCGGTCGGAGCGACTCGGGCAAGAACTGCGCTGGCGCCAGACTGCCCGCGCCGTCCCTGGGGTTCCCGGTCTCGTGCGACGCTCCATTCGGTTGGCGGGCAGCGGGGACTCGTCTGATGAGGCATCGACCGTTATCTCGGAAGCCGAGTACCAGGTGGTGCTTGCCCCGCCGCCGACGCTTCCGAAACGAGACCTGCCTCGCTACTTCCGGGTGAGCGGTGGTCGGATCCGCCTCGGCATCTCCTTCCGAGTCAGACGTGACCGACTCGACCTCCGAGCGGCCGGGGTCCTGTACTACCCGCTCAGCGCGGGCGGGTCGCGGACCGGCTTCCCCTTCAGCGTGAGCGCGCCGTTCGAGATGACCGAAGATCGCAGCAACATCGTCGACCCGCAGAACAGCAGTTGGAACGCCTGGCTAGTCGACGAAGCGGCCCGCTTTGCGGTCAAGCTGTTACCTGACCGCCTCTTCGAGACCTACGGGGCCGACGCCTTCGTCGCCCTCACCCCTCGATCGGCCAGCGCGTCCACCGTGCCGGCGCTGCCCGACGAGATCCGCAGGCTCCTCGGCGTCGAGCGATGCTGGCCCACCCTGAGGAGACGACGGGGCGGCCGGCCCGTGCTTGCCGCGGCGGGCGCGCTCGTCGTGCCCGCCGCGCCTGCGCTCTCTGAGTTCGTCGCTCAGACGATTCCGTCCGAAGAGGTGCTTGACCGTCGCCTGGCGGAGCGTGCCGACGTGCGGGCGCTTGCCGCCGAATGCGGTGCCAAGACATTCACGGTCGGATCCCTCATTCGCCTCCGTTGTGCCGGGGCCGACCCGGCTGGGCTCGCCACCAGATTGGACGCCGCCGGTGAAGCGGCTCGTGCCTATCCCGACTTCCCGGCTGCGCTGGCGGATCTCTCCGTGCAGCGAAGATTCGCGGCTGCTTTTGATGCGTGCCGCACGGAGCTCAAGGACTCGCACAAGAGCGACCTCCGTCGGTCGCCGACTACGATGACCGCAGCAGGGACGTTGGCGGCGCCCAGCGCGCCGCTCTGGACCGTCGATGAGGCGCTCGCGGGGATCGCCCCCCGGGCGCAGACGCTGCATCCCGAGCTGGCCCACTACCGGGTCTTGACCGAGATGTGCCGGCCCTTCAACACGTCGAGTTGGGCGATCGACGTGGCGAACAAGATCTTCCAGGGGACGGCAGCGCCAGGGGAGCGCGACGCCCTGGCCGCATACCTACGCGGACGGCCGTCGCTCTCGGAGAAAGCCTGGGCAGCGGTCCGTCGATCTCCGGTGCTCGTGGACCGACACGGCGAGGCCGTCGCCCCGGCGGACATGGTCAGCAGCTCGGCCCGAGGAGCTGCCCTGCTCGCGCCGGCGCTGCATCTCCCCCTGCCCACCGACGAGGTGAACGAGTCGCTGAAGCGCCTGAAGTTCAGGGACCAGGTACGCGGCACCGACCTCGTGGCTTTGGCGGTGCTCGTCGCACAAGGCGGCGAGCCTCCGTCGTCTGTGCGACAGGCACTGACTCGGCTCCCCGAACTTCTGACTCGCTCCGTGCTGGCCCAACTCAAGAGCATCCGCTTCCTCGAGACCGCGTCTGGAGCACTGTCCGCTCCGACGGACGCCTATATCCGGACGGAGCGAACGATCGCCGTGCTCGGCGAGGAAGCGCCCTTCGCAGTCGACGCGCCCGCGAGCCAACTCAGGAAGCTCGGCTGCCGGTCAGAACCCCTGGCCGACGACATTGTCGAAGTCATCGCCAAGCTCCGTGAATCTGGAGAGCGCCCGACCCGGCCGGAGGTGGTGAGCCGAGCTCTGGCCGATGCGCTGCGCCGTGAGCGGCGGCGGCCCGACGAGTTCCGCAGCGAGCGGATCCTCTGGACCGGCGCAGGATGGGAGGCTCCCGACGACTGCCTCGTCGGCTCGGAGCACCGCAAGACGTTCCTCGACGCCGTGACCGTCCTCCCGGACGGACAGCGCGACGTGGGGACCGCCCTCGGAGCGAACACGACGCCTACGCTGTCGCACTGGCGGCGCCTGATCATACGGATCGGCGAACGCTACGGCTCGTACGGCGCTTTGCCTTCGCGCGCGGTCGACGTCCTGCGGCGAGCGTACCGTCAACTCGACGGACCTCCGGAGGGCCTGCCCAGCGACACCAAGTGTTTGCTCGACGACCGCGGCTTCCTCCACACGCTCGCCGATGCTCTCACCCGTCGCATCGTGATCAATGACCACCCGGCACTGGCGTCGGCCGCGCGCGACGCCGAAGCGCCGGTCGCGTTTGCCGACACGGCGGACAGACGAGTCGCGCCGTTCTTCCTCGCCGCAGGGGCCCACCACCTCTCGCAGGTGGTCATCGAGCTCGGGACCGAGTGCGGCCCGGAGTTCCCCGACGACGATTCCCTCGGAGGCGACAGCACCCTCAAGCGGCTGCAAGCACCGAACTTCGCGTCAGCGGTCGTGGCGCTCGTCTCGACCGTGTCGAACTCCGAGCGTGCCTTGACCGCCGCGGCGCTTGCGGCCCGCCTTGCACGGATCGACCGCATCGTCGTGGTCGACGGCATCGCCCGCCGCTACCGGCTGGCCGGCGTCACCGTAGCCGTTCAGGCTGAGTTTCTCCTGCTCGACGAGCAGATTGTCGTGCACCGGGTGCCGGGCTCCTTCGAGTTGCACAGGGCGGTCGCCGTCGCCGTCGCCGTCCTCGCCGATCCCAGCAGCGTCGCCGGGCAGCTGCTCGGCGACCCCATCTACTTCCTGCTGCGCTGCCGATCAGTGCCCGAAATCCAACGCGAGCTCCAACGCCGAAGAATCGTCTGGCATCCCGATGTCGAATTCGTGGATGACGCCGAAGACAGCGGAGACGACGAATCCTCCTCGCTCGTCGAGGCGATCGGGCGCTCCGTCGTGCGCAATGCGCTCCATACGTCGTCCAGCGCTCCTGTCGGCGACCCTCCTCACGCACCGGCTCCGGACCAACACAGGATCCCCCGCCCACCTCTTCCCGACCTTGATGATGTCAGCCCGCGACCCGCCGCGCCCGAAGGGGTGCAGAGCGAGCGGACCCCGAGACATCGCTCCGGCGGCGGATTCCCGAGCGGGTGGCCGCCTCAAGACCCAGGCGGCGACGAAGAGGATCGAGCGCTCGGTCGTCGCGGCGAGGAGATCGTCCTCGCCCTCGAACGTGAACGGGTGGAGAAGGTGGGCTTGTCCGGGGACCAGGTGAGATGGGTTGCCGCTGACGCTCCCTTCGCGGATCACGACATCAAGTCGGTCGATGACGACGGGCAAGATCTCTGGGTCGAAGTCAAGTCGACGACCGGACGCGACGGAAGGTTCAGCTGGCCCGGAGCCGAGTTCCGCCTCGCCGTACGCGTCCGACGCCGCTACTTGCTCTACCGGATCTACGAAGCAGACACCACCTCGCCCTCATGGATCTGCGTACGCGATCCAATCGGCTACTTCGAGAACGGTGGACTCCGCCTCGACCTCGATCGACTGGTCGGCGACATCGGACCCCTGACGACGGCCGAAGAAGACGCGGTCGAAGACTCCGGCCAAGAGGGGTAGCGGCTATGCCGTCGGTGCCGGACCGCCCTCGCCTGCCCCTTCGGTCCAAGCTATGACCGACGTCCAGGCCAACCCCGGCTACTACCAGTGCCACCGCGGCGG
This sequence is a window from Acidimicrobiales bacterium. Protein-coding genes within it:
- a CDS encoding ATP-binding protein, which gives rise to MYPVPADAELDDQVVEAEIVVGGPRRDPRPVLGTVVSDDQSPSFETVRFRLNPGADVVPGEFVVVEAGREDAPALVVSRVLDAHEVNPHEDPLSSTVRSVLPFGSEYSQEGQSTVIYRLVEAEAVEEIPLSADGTPGDPHEVRSLPRAGGLVFSADAAVVGAVLGFLSDPEDGVHLGLVHGQGDVPVVLDPAALQRHVLIVGGIGSGKSYTRGVLAEELRRLGVAQVNIDVNGELIDAATELGGTTVRPGNGFTLPLSALTSEDLIEAIAGVQRGTNIETLIGYAFNVLQREVRQNRRATFGVADLVQEIADQAPNLNMAQANTLRPAQLRTQALDRLPYIGPQFDWRTTLVNGAFVNIDCRTQLLPDLRVITAAVARDIQNLARRREIPFTVLSIDEFHLVAPNDDRNVSTQVLREIARIGRHYRLGLILTTQSPADVDRSILKRLLTRFLHAIEPDQLDALRGVFADAPQEMVRSLPKLPQGTCVLSGVAETVRHATVVDVRRRVTSHGGATPDVWADIQAAGWGPKRNLDDLR
- a CDS encoding DUF3883 domain-containing protein — translated: MTDSKSAAAGTDAVVTSRPSVGGRAMLDQDVDERALDFRFRVGTSLLAEFAMSHNPADVLRELVQNEYDAAGTELTIEFGVEALVVRGNGANIDNRGWKRLGVMLGTGHVAGEAARIEAKTNGIGSKNFGLRSLFLFGDRIHVASGGRRTILDWSQGTLDKPLPDPQSAGSPGVIITVPYRRVAEAPLQAFDEAYERQALKTISAELAPTLVKLAQPGAGKNLRSVTVRSERLGQELRWRQTARAVPGVPGLVRRSIRLAGSGDSSDEASTVISEAEYQVVLAPPPTLPKRDLPRYFRVSGGRIRLGISFRVRRDRLDLRAAGVLYYPLSAGGSRTGFPFSVSAPFEMTEDRSNIVDPQNSSWNAWLVDEAARFAVKLLPDRLFETYGADAFVALTPRSASASTVPALPDEIRRLLGVERCWPTLRRRRGGRPVLAAAGALVVPAAPALSEFVAQTIPSEEVLDRRLAERADVRALAAECGAKTFTVGSLIRLRCAGADPAGLATRLDAAGEAARAYPDFPAALADLSVQRRFAAAFDACRTELKDSHKSDLRRSPTTMTAAGTLAAPSAPLWTVDEALAGIAPRAQTLHPELAHYRVLTEMCRPFNTSSWAIDVANKIFQGTAAPGERDALAAYLRGRPSLSEKAWAAVRRSPVLVDRHGEAVAPADMVSSSARGAALLAPALHLPLPTDEVNESLKRLKFRDQVRGTDLVALAVLVAQGGEPPSSVRQALTRLPELLTRSVLAQLKSIRFLETASGALSAPTDAYIRTERTIAVLGEEAPFAVDAPASQLRKLGCRSEPLADDIVEVIAKLRESGERPTRPEVVSRALADALRRERRRPDEFRSERILWTGAGWEAPDDCLVGSEHRKTFLDAVTVLPDGQRDVGTALGANTTPTLSHWRRLIIRIGERYGSYGALPSRAVDVLRRAYRQLDGPPEGLPSDTKCLLDDRGFLHTLADALTRRIVINDHPALASAARDAEAPVAFADTADRRVAPFFLAAGAHHLSQVVIELGTECGPEFPDDDSLGGDSTLKRLQAPNFASAVVALVSTVSNSERALTAAALAARLARIDRIVVVDGIARRYRLAGVTVAVQAEFLLLDEQIVVHRVPGSFELHRAVAVAVAVLADPSSVAGQLLGDPIYFLLRCRSVPEIQRELQRRRIVWHPDVEFVDDAEDSGDDESSSLVEAIGRSVVRNALHTSSSAPVGDPPHAPAPDQHRIPRPPLPDLDDVSPRPAAPEGVQSERTPRHRSGGGFPSGWPPQDPGGDEEDRALGRRGEEIVLALERERVEKVGLSGDQVRWVAADAPFADHDIKSVDDDGQDLWVEVKSTTGRDGRFSWPGAEFRLAVRVRRRYLLYRIYEADTTSPSWICVRDPIGYFENGGLRLDLDRLVGDIGPLTTAEEDAVEDSGQEG